In the Malania oleifera isolate guangnan ecotype guangnan chromosome 1, ASM2987363v1, whole genome shotgun sequence genome, one interval contains:
- the LOC131161833 gene encoding glycine-rich protein DOT1-like codes for MHPSAGGVPQDEECDCDAEGVLLVGGGGGDGERVPLRGGGGGDGERVPLRGGGGDGEPVLLAGGGDGGGGDGGGGGDGGGGGDGERAFLRRGSGGDGGGGCRGGDGEGVPLRGGGGDGELVLLAGGGGGDGGGGDGGGDDDRAFLRRGGGDDGGGGGRGGDGEGVPLRGGGGGDGEPVLLAGGGDGCGGDGGGGDGGGDGERAFLRCGGGGGGRGGDGEGVPLRGGGGGDGEPVLLAGGGDGCGGDGGGGDGGRDGVRIFCRRGGGGDGCGNGGGGDGESVPLGGGGGGGDGERVLLARGGDRGGGDGGGGDGGGGDGGGGGDGGGARRVGDAGRFGGLGGGLFVASRCNGEVACARIDCLVIIDDDTECGLSSF; via the coding sequence ATGCACCCGAGTGCTGGTGGGGTTCCGCAGGATGAGGAATGTGACTGCGATGCGGAAGGTGTCCTCTTAGTTGGTGGTGGTGGCGGCGATGGGGAACGTGTCCCCTTAcgtggcggcggcggcggcgatGGGGAACGTGTCCCTTTACGTGGCGGCGGTGGCGATGGGGAACCTGTCCTCTTAGCTGGTGGAGGCGATGGTGGTGGTGgggatggtggtggtggtggggaTGGTGGTGGTGGCGGCGATGGGGAGCGTGCATTCTTACGCCGCGGCAGTGGTGGTGATGGTGGTGGTGGATGCCGCGGCGGCGATGGGGAAGGTGTCCCCTTACGTGGTGGTGGCGGCGATGGGGAACTTGTCCTCTTAGCTGGTGGTGGTGGTGgggatggtggtggtggtgatggcGGCGGTGATGATGATCGTGCATTCTTACGCCGCGGCGGTGGTGATGATGGTGGTGGTGGCGGCCGCGGCGGCGATGGGGAAGGTGTCCCCTTACGTGGTGGTGGCGGCGGCGATGGGGAACCTGTCCTCTTAGCTGGTGGTGGCGATGGTTGTGGGGgggatggtggtggtggtgatggtGGAGGCGATGGGGAGCGTGCATTCTTACGCTGCGGCGGTGGTGGTGGCGGCCGCGGCGGCGATGGGGAAGGTGTCCCCTTACGTGGTGGTGGCGGTGGTGATGGGGAACCTGTCCTCTTAGCTGGTGGTGGCGATGGTTGTGGGGgggatggtggtggtggtgatggtGGCCGCGACGGGGTGCGTATATTCTGCCGCCGCGGCGGCGGCGGTGATGGTTGTGGCAATGGTGGTGGTGGGGATGGGGAAAGTGTCCCCTTAGGTGGTGGTGGTGGCGGCGGCGATGGGGAACGTGTCCTCCTAGCTCGTGGGGGTGATCGTGGTGGGGGGGATGGTGGTGGTGGGGATGGTGGTGGCGGTGATGGTGGGGGTGGTGGTGATGGTGGGGGTGCTCGGCGCGTTGGCGATGCTGGGCGTTTTGGCGGGCTTGGAGGGGGCTTATTTGTCGCCTCTAGATGTAATGGAGAAGTTGCTTGTGCGAGGATTGATTGTTTAGTCATCATAGACGATGATACAGAATGTGGATTGAGTTCGTTTTGA